One Triticum dicoccoides isolate Atlit2015 ecotype Zavitan chromosome 4B, WEW_v2.0, whole genome shotgun sequence genomic window carries:
- the LOC119294199 gene encoding zinc finger protein GIS3-like gives METELSLALGRPETGDSGAAGRGAGNGGKADDEVQPLFPCLFCDRKFLKSQALGGHQNAHKEERAAGWNPYIYGRYPVANPTSSRAAASKKSIPMATHGGGRAAAAPPLHVVREAGTLAPSVHGVRAGAGPFYGVHDDVGDMLSSERSPAAEPASESNTGVGIDLELRL, from the coding sequence ATGGAGACGGAGCTGTCTCTGGCCTTGGGTCGCCCTGAAACCGGCGACAGCGGGGCGGCCGGCCGGGGTGCGGGCAACGGCGGGAAGGCCGACGATGAGGTCCAGCCGCTGTTCCCGTGCCTCTTCTGCGACAGGAAGTTCCTCAAGTCGCAGGCCCTCGGGGGCCACCAGAACGCGCACAAGGAGGAGCGCGCGGCCGGCTGGAACCCCTACATCTACGGCCGCTACCCCGTTGCCAATCCCAcctcgtctcgcgccgccgccagcAAAAAGTCGATCCCTATGGCCACGCACGGTGGTGGCAGagccgccgccgcaccgcccctCCATGTCGTTCGTGAGGCTGGCACGCTGGCTCCGTCCGTCCACGGCGTGCGAGCGGGAGCCGGCCCGTTCTACGGCGTCCACGACGATGTGGGGGACATGCTAAGCTCGGAAAGGTCACCGGCCGCTGAGCCGGCATCGGAGAGCAACACCGGCGTAGGGATCGACCTGGAGCTGCGACTCTAG